A window from Sinanaerobacter sp. ZZT-01 encodes these proteins:
- a CDS encoding ATP-binding protein, producing MKRRIIKINEEKCNGCGICAAACHEGAIGMVDGKAKLLREDYCDGLGDCLPSCPTGAITFEEREVPAYDHAAVLASQAKKAADGGCPSGGGCPGSQSKTLHHTPQGSQLNQWPVQIKLAPINAPYFSNAHLLIAADCTAYAHGNFHSTFMKNKVTLIGCPKLDAVNYAEKLTAILANNDIQAVTVIRMEVPCCGGIVQAVETAMKNSGKHIPWQVITITTDGEVEY from the coding sequence ATGAAAAGAAGAATTATAAAAATTAACGAAGAAAAATGTAATGGCTGTGGAATTTGTGCAGCTGCTTGTCACGAAGGAGCCATTGGTATGGTTGATGGCAAAGCAAAACTATTAAGAGAAGATTATTGTGATGGTTTAGGCGATTGTCTCCCTTCCTGCCCGACTGGTGCCATTACCTTTGAAGAACGTGAGGTTCCTGCTTACGACCACGCTGCAGTTTTAGCCTCACAAGCAAAGAAAGCAGCGGATGGCGGATGTCCATCTGGTGGTGGTTGCCCTGGTTCACAATCCAAAACCTTGCATCACACTCCGCAGGGTTCCCAATTGAACCAATGGCCGGTTCAAATTAAATTAGCACCTATTAATGCACCTTACTTTTCCAATGCTCATTTGCTAATTGCTGCAGACTGTACGGCCTATGCTCATGGGAATTTCCACAGTACCTTCATGAAAAATAAGGTAACTTTAATTGGCTGTCCAAAGCTTGATGCTGTAAATTATGCAGAAAAATTAACTGCAATTCTAGCAAACAATGACATCCAGGCAGTTACCGTTATCCGAATGGAAGTCCCTTGTTGCGGCGGCATAGTACAAGCGGTAGAAACTGCAATGAAAAATAGCGGAAAGCACATTCCATGGCAAGTGATTACAATTACAACTGACGGAGAAGTTGAATATTAA
- the tuf gene encoding elongation factor Tu, whose translation MAKAKFERTKPHVNIGTIGHVDHGKTTLTAAITRTLHQRYGLGEQVAFDQIDKAPEERERGITIATSHVEYETPNRHYAHVDCPGHADYVKNMITGAAQMDGAILVVAATDGPMPQTREHILLSRQVGVPYIVVFLNKCDMVDDEELLDLVEMEVRELLDLYEFPGDDTPIIRGSALEALNNPEGPWGDKIVELFEQVDAYIPEPTRATDKPFLMPVEDVFSITGRGTVATGRVERGILKVSDEVEIVGLAEEARKVVVTGIEMFRKLLDQGEAGDNIGALLRGIQRSEIERGQVLAAPGTIHPHTKFSSEVYVLKKEEGGRHTPFFNGYRPQFYFRTTDVTGNVTLPEGTEMCMPGDNISMKIELITPIAIEEGLRFAIREGGRTVASGVVSKIEA comes from the coding sequence ATGGCAAAGGCTAAATTTGAGAGAACGAAACCACATGTAAACATTGGTACAATTGGTCACGTTGACCACGGAAAGACTACATTAACGGCTGCAATTACAAGAACTCTTCATCAGAGATACGGACTAGGCGAACAGGTAGCATTTGACCAGATCGACAAAGCGCCGGAAGAAAGAGAAAGAGGAATCACGATTGCAACGTCCCACGTAGAGTATGAGACACCAAATAGACATTACGCACACGTAGACTGTCCGGGACATGCTGACTATGTAAAGAACATGATCACAGGAGCAGCGCAGATGGACGGAGCGATCTTGGTAGTAGCAGCGACAGATGGACCAATGCCGCAGACAAGAGAGCATATCCTGCTTTCCAGACAGGTAGGCGTACCATACATCGTAGTATTCTTAAACAAGTGCGATATGGTAGATGACGAAGAGCTGCTAGACTTAGTAGAAATGGAAGTAAGAGAATTACTTGACTTATATGAATTCCCAGGAGATGATACACCAATCATCAGAGGATCCGCACTGGAAGCATTGAACAATCCAGAAGGCCCATGGGGAGATAAGATCGTTGAATTGTTCGAGCAGGTAGATGCATACATTCCAGAGCCTACAAGAGCAACAGACAAACCATTCTTGATGCCGGTGGAAGATGTATTCTCAATCACAGGAAGAGGAACTGTAGCAACAGGAAGAGTAGAAAGAGGAATTCTGAAGGTATCCGACGAAGTAGAAATCGTAGGACTTGCAGAAGAAGCAAGAAAAGTAGTCGTAACAGGAATTGAAATGTTCCGTAAGCTATTGGATCAGGGAGAAGCAGGAGATAACATCGGAGCATTGCTTCGTGGAATCCAGAGAAGTGAAATCGAGAGAGGTCAAGTATTAGCAGCACCTGGAACGATTCACCCGCACACAAAGTTCAGTTCAGAGGTATATGTATTAAAGAAGGAAGAAGGCGGACGTCATACACCATTCTTTAACGGATATAGACCACAGTTCTATTTCAGAACAACAGACGTAACTGGAAACGTAACGTTACCGGAAGGAACAGAAATGTGTATGCCTGGAGATAACATCAGCATGAAGATCGAACTGATTACTCCAATCGCAATTGAAGAAGGACTACGTTTCGCTATCCGTGAAGGCGGAAGAACAGTAGCATCTGGAGTTGTATCTAAAATTGAAGCTTAA
- the rpsL gene encoding 30S ribosomal protein S12: MPTINQLVRQGRVRAEKKSTAPALLKGMNSIRRMPTDTEAPQKRGVCTSVKTVTPKKPNSALRKVARVKLTNGIEVTAYIPGIGHNLQEHSVVLIRGGRVKDLPGVRYHIVRGTLDTAGVANRNQARSKYGAKRAKKK, encoded by the coding sequence ATGCCTACAATTAATCAACTGGTAAGACAGGGAAGAGTCAGAGCTGAAAAGAAGTCAACTGCTCCTGCGCTGTTAAAGGGTATGAACTCCATTAGGAGAATGCCGACAGACACTGAAGCACCTCAAAAGAGAGGCGTATGTACTTCCGTAAAGACTGTAACTCCTAAGAAGCCAAACTCCGCATTAAGAAAAGTAGCAAGAGTTAAGCTGACGAATGGTATTGAAGTAACTGCTTATATCCCGGGAATCGGACACAATTTACAAGAGCATAGTGTTGTGTTGATCCGTGGCGGTAGAGTTAAGGACCTTCCGGGTGTAAGATATCATATCGTTAGAGGTACACTTGATACAGCTGGAGTGGCAAACAGAAACCAGGCTCGTTCTAAATATGGAGCGAAAAGAGCTAAGAAAAAATAA
- a CDS encoding cation:proton antiporter, whose product MESYDFLLSIAIILLVTKIFSLMSRKVHMPQVVGALIAGVVLGPSVLGQITETDFLLKTSEIGVIILMFLAGLDTEIQELKKTGIASLIIAVIGVVVPLAGGYIAYQMFFQDTTDPQHFLKAVFMGVILTATSVSITVETLRELGKLNGRVGSSILGAAIIDDILGIIILSLVISFTNSDVQPRQVFVKIGLYFVFIFFVGIFVPMIFKALERWHGTVRRMAIYGFAFCLIMAYITEVFFGIADITGAYFAGLFLCNVTKTKEYIVKKLTVISYLMFSPMFFASIGIKTDIQGLSGRILVFSVVLTVIAILTKMLGCGLGAKLCKFTDRESMAVGIGMVSRGEVALIVAQKGSEAALVDEELFPAVIVMVIVTTLITPVLLGLILKDDHYRRRKAAA is encoded by the coding sequence ATGGAATCTTACGATTTTTTATTGTCTATAGCAATTATTTTGTTGGTCACCAAAATATTTAGTCTCATGTCGAGAAAGGTACATATGCCACAGGTGGTTGGGGCGTTAATAGCAGGCGTTGTGCTGGGACCAAGTGTTCTTGGGCAGATCACAGAAACAGACTTCTTGTTAAAGACTTCGGAAATTGGTGTGATTATCCTAATGTTTCTTGCCGGCTTAGATACAGAGATTCAGGAACTTAAAAAGACAGGTATTGCCTCATTAATTATTGCAGTGATTGGCGTTGTCGTCCCGTTAGCCGGAGGATATATAGCTTATCAGATGTTTTTCCAGGATACAACAGATCCGCAACATTTCTTGAAAGCGGTATTTATGGGCGTTATTTTAACCGCCACGTCTGTGAGCATCACGGTAGAAACGCTTCGCGAACTGGGCAAGTTAAACGGCAGAGTGGGCAGCAGCATTTTAGGAGCGGCGATTATTGATGATATTTTAGGTATCATTATATTAAGCTTAGTTATAAGCTTTACGAACTCAGACGTACAGCCAAGACAAGTATTTGTAAAAATTGGTTTATATTTTGTCTTTATATTCTTTGTTGGAATTTTTGTACCGATGATTTTTAAAGCTTTGGAGAGATGGCATGGTACTGTAAGGCGCATGGCGATTTATGGGTTTGCATTTTGCTTGATTATGGCATATATCACAGAGGTTTTCTTTGGAATAGCCGATATTACCGGTGCCTATTTTGCGGGCTTATTCCTCTGTAATGTTACCAAAACAAAGGAATACATCGTTAAAAAGCTAACTGTAATTTCATACCTGATGTTTTCACCTATGTTTTTTGCCAGTATTGGAATTAAGACAGATATACAGGGTTTAAGTGGCCGAATCTTAGTCTTTTCGGTTGTTTTGACAGTAATCGCCATTTTAACTAAGATGCTTGGATGCGGACTGGGTGCTAAGTTGTGTAAATTTACAGATCGAGAATCGATGGCAGTGGGAATTGGGATGGTTTCCAGAGGGGAAGTCGCTTTGATCGTGGCACAGAAAGGATCAGAGGCGGCTTTGGTTGATGAAGAACTCTTTCCCGCTGTGATTGTAATGGTTATTGTGACAACATTAATCACTCCGGTTCTTCTAGGGCTTATACTAAAGGATGACCACTACAGAAGAAGAAAAGCTGCGGCATGA
- the rpsG gene encoding 30S ribosomal protein S7, with protein sequence MPRRGNIPKREVLPDPVYGSVVVAKLINSIMLDGKKGVAQSIVYDAFDKIKEVTNEEPLEVFEKAMNNIMPVVEVKARRVGGANYQVPIEVRPERRQTLGLRWLTKYTRLRGEKYMAERLAKELMDAANNTGASVKKKEDTHKMAEANRAFAHYRW encoded by the coding sequence GTGCCAAGAAGAGGAAATATTCCAAAGAGAGAAGTGCTTCCTGATCCAGTATACGGCAGTGTTGTTGTAGCGAAGCTAATTAACAGCATTATGTTGGATGGAAAGAAGGGCGTAGCACAATCTATTGTTTATGACGCTTTTGATAAAATTAAAGAAGTAACAAATGAAGAACCGCTGGAAGTGTTCGAAAAAGCTATGAACAATATCATGCCTGTTGTAGAGGTTAAGGCAAGACGTGTGGGTGGTGCAAACTATCAGGTTCCGATTGAAGTGAGACCTGAGAGACGCCAGACACTTGGTCTGAGATGGTTGACAAAATATACTAGACTCAGAGGAGAAAAATATATGGCTGAAAGACTCGCAAAAGAGCTTATGGACGCAGCAAATAATACCGGAGCCTCTGTAAAGAAGAAGGAAGATACCCATAAGATGGCTGAAGCAAATAGGGCATTTGCTCACTACAGATGGTAA
- the fusA gene encoding elongation factor G translates to MPRQFPLEKTRNIGIMAHIDAGKTTTTERILFYTGRTHKIGETHEGAATMDWMAQEQERGITITSAATTAQWKDTRINIIDTPGHVDFTVEVERSLRVLDSAVTVLCAKGGVEPQSETVWRQADKYGVPRMIFINKMDILGADFYRVVDMIKDRLKANAVAIQLPIGKEENFVGIIDLIEMKAEVYKDALGKELEFVDVPDDMKEAAAEWRAKMIEAVAEGDEELLMKYLDGEELTNEEIKRTIRKMTISGEMVPVTCGSAYRNKGVQPLLDAVLDFLPSPLDIPPIKGILPDTEEEAERKADDKGPFSALAFKIMADPFVGKLAFFRVYSGTLASGSYVYNSTKGKKERIGRILQMHANKREEIEMVYAGDIAAAVGLKDTTTGDTLCDEKEEIILESMDFPEPVIEIAIEPKTKAGQEKMGIALSKLAEEDPTFKTFTHEETGQTIIAGMGELHLEIIVDRLLREFKVEANVGKPQVSYKETITGTADVDNKYAKQSGGRGQYGHVKIRIYPRDPGEGYEFKNSIIGGAIPKEYIPKIDEGIRESMQNGPLAGYQVVDVGVELYDGSYHEVDSSEMAFKIAASMAFREAVKKAKPALLEPIMKVEVNAPEDYMGDIIGDISSRRGRIEGSEILNGAVTVRSFVPLSEMFGYATDLRSKTQGRGVYVMQMDHFEKLPDSLIDKINK, encoded by the coding sequence ATGCCTAGACAGTTTCCATTAGAAAAGACTAGAAATATAGGTATCATGGCCCACATTGATGCAGGAAAAACCACAACAACAGAGAGAATTTTGTTTTACACAGGAAGAACTCACAAGATTGGTGAAACTCATGAAGGTGCGGCTACCATGGACTGGATGGCACAGGAGCAGGAAAGAGGAATAACGATCACCTCTGCTGCTACTACTGCACAGTGGAAGGATACCAGAATCAACATTATTGACACGCCAGGACACGTAGATTTTACCGTAGAAGTTGAAAGATCTCTGCGAGTATTAGACAGTGCTGTAACAGTATTATGTGCAAAAGGCGGTGTTGAACCACAATCCGAGACTGTTTGGAGACAAGCAGATAAGTATGGTGTACCAAGGATGATCTTTATCAATAAGATGGACATTTTAGGTGCGGATTTCTACCGTGTTGTGGATATGATAAAGGATCGATTGAAAGCGAATGCAGTTGCGATTCAATTGCCTATTGGAAAAGAAGAAAATTTTGTCGGAATTATTGATTTAATTGAGATGAAAGCGGAAGTATATAAAGATGCACTTGGAAAAGAGCTTGAATTTGTAGACGTTCCGGATGATATGAAAGAAGCAGCAGCAGAGTGGAGAGCAAAGATGATCGAAGCTGTTGCGGAAGGTGATGAAGAGCTTTTAATGAAGTATTTGGATGGTGAAGAACTGACCAATGAAGAAATTAAGAGAACGATTCGAAAAATGACCATAAGCGGTGAAATGGTTCCTGTAACTTGTGGTTCTGCATATCGAAACAAGGGTGTTCAGCCTTTGCTGGATGCAGTATTAGACTTTTTACCTTCACCACTGGACATTCCTCCGATTAAAGGGATTTTACCGGATACGGAAGAAGAAGCGGAAAGAAAAGCAGACGACAAGGGTCCGTTTTCAGCATTGGCATTTAAGATTATGGCTGACCCGTTTGTTGGAAAGCTTGCATTCTTCCGTGTGTATTCTGGAACATTAGCCTCAGGTTCTTATGTTTATAATTCCACAAAAGGTAAAAAAGAAAGAATCGGAAGAATTCTGCAGATGCATGCGAACAAGAGAGAAGAAATCGAAATGGTTTATGCCGGTGATATTGCAGCTGCAGTAGGATTAAAGGATACAACGACTGGTGACACTCTGTGTGATGAAAAGGAAGAAATCATTCTGGAATCTATGGATTTCCCAGAACCGGTAATTGAGATTGCGATTGAGCCTAAAACGAAGGCTGGTCAAGAAAAAATGGGTATTGCGCTTTCTAAGTTAGCAGAAGAAGATCCTACTTTCAAAACTTTTACGCATGAAGAAACCGGACAGACGATCATTGCCGGAATGGGTGAGTTGCATTTGGAGATTATTGTTGACCGACTTTTGCGTGAATTTAAAGTAGAAGCAAATGTAGGTAAGCCGCAAGTATCTTACAAAGAAACGATCACAGGCACAGCGGATGTGGACAATAAATATGCAAAACAGTCTGGTGGACGTGGACAGTATGGTCATGTTAAGATTAGAATTTATCCGAGAGATCCGGGTGAAGGCTATGAATTCAAGAATTCGATTATTGGTGGTGCGATTCCGAAGGAATACATCCCTAAGATTGATGAAGGAATTCGTGAATCCATGCAGAATGGTCCTTTAGCAGGCTATCAGGTTGTGGATGTCGGTGTTGAGTTATACGATGGTTCTTACCATGAAGTTGACTCTTCCGAAATGGCGTTTAAAATTGCTGCTTCCATGGCATTTAGAGAAGCTGTTAAAAAAGCGAAACCAGCATTGCTTGAGCCAATCATGAAGGTTGAAGTAAACGCACCAGAAGATTATATGGGCGACATTATTGGTGATATTAGTTCCAGAAGAGGAAGAATTGAAGGTTCAGAAATTCTCAATGGAGCGGTAACCGTTCGTTCGTTTGTACCGCTGTCTGAAATGTTTGGATATGCAACAGATTTACGTTCGAAAACACAGGGTCGCGGCGTTTATGTAATGCAGATGGATCACTTTGAAAAGTTACCTGACAGCTTAATTGACAAAATCAATAAATAA
- the rpoC gene encoding DNA-directed RNA polymerase subunit beta', with the protein MYELNNFESLQISLASTEKIRSWSHGEVKKPETINYRTLKPEKEGLFCEKIFGPTKDWECHCGKYKRIRYKGIVCDRCGVEVTKAKVRRERMGHIELAAPVSHIWYFKGIPSRMGLVLDISPRNLEKVLYFAAYIVTDPADSGLGYKEILTEQQYREAKDKFGSGFKAAMGAEAVKELLSQIDLVALSDDLRNKLKDASGQKKIRIVRRLEVIEALRTSGNKPEWMILEVIPVIPPDLRPMVQLDGGRFATSDLNDLYRRVINRNNRLKRLLDLGAPDIIVRNEKRMLQEAVDALIDNGRRGRPVTGPGSRPLKSLSDMLKGKQGRFRQNLLGKRVDYSGRSVIVVGPELKFYQCGLPKKMALELFKPFIMKKLVQDGHAHNIKSAKRMVEKVRPEVWDVLDEVIKDHPVLLNRAPTLHRLGIQAFEPVLVEGKAIKLHPLVCTAYNADFDGDQMAVHVPLSVEAQAEARFLMLSVNNILAPKDGSPITTPTQDMILGSYYLTHPGLEERNTKAEIGDGSIFTDYDELLMAYQTGAVGIHARVKVRKKLSKEDSGKLVESTVGRFIFNDRIPQDLGYVDRIADPYSLEIDFLCDKKKLGQIIDKCYRRHGNTETVKMLDHIKSTGFRYSTKAAITISVADMEMPKEKKAIIEQAQAVVDKYQSAYRRGLMSNDERYEKVIQTWHKATDDVADALMDSLGTLNNLYIMAHSGARGSKNQIKQVGGMRGLMANATGKTIEIPITANFREGLSVMEYFLSSNGARKGLADTALRTADSGYLTRRLVDVSHNAIVREVDCGTTEGIEVRAFTDGKEVIEALKLRIVGRTAMEDIYDTKGSLLVAAGEEIKEAAAEAIEKAGIESVKIRSVMACKSQSGICAKCYGRNLATGEAVNIGEAVGITAAQSIGEPGTQLTMRTFHTGGVSVAGNDITQGLPRVEELFEARKPKGLAEICEADGKVISIESRKDNKTEVKICGEEEHVYIIPYGARLRVLEGDFIKAGDAITKGPLNPHDILRLNGVEGVYQYLLKEVQRVYKQQGVDINDKHVEVIVSQMLSKCKIEDAGDTALLPGGLYSQLELADANAALEEGQQPAVGKRVLLGITKASLATNSFLSAASFQETTRVLTDAAIKGKNDKLLGLKENVIIGKLIPAGTGMKRYRGINLDYGVNTEYMNSFKTNLDEDDEFDNVLEENAPFFKPEDEIVKTDAAVPAEVSPSDDNLDIGFTEV; encoded by the coding sequence TTGTACGAATTAAACAATTTTGAATCATTACAAATAAGCTTAGCTTCCACAGAAAAGATTCGAAGCTGGTCCCATGGTGAAGTAAAAAAGCCAGAAACCATTAACTATAGAACATTAAAACCTGAAAAAGAAGGTTTGTTTTGTGAAAAAATATTTGGGCCGACAAAAGACTGGGAATGCCACTGCGGAAAGTACAAAAGAATCCGTTATAAAGGGATTGTATGTGATCGCTGTGGAGTTGAAGTTACAAAAGCAAAGGTACGAAGAGAGAGAATGGGGCACATTGAACTTGCTGCTCCAGTTTCTCATATTTGGTATTTTAAAGGCATTCCAAGCAGAATGGGCTTGGTATTAGATATCTCACCAAGAAATTTGGAAAAGGTACTATATTTCGCTGCATATATCGTAACCGATCCGGCTGATTCCGGACTGGGTTATAAAGAGATATTGACTGAACAGCAATACCGCGAAGCAAAGGATAAATTCGGAAGCGGATTTAAAGCAGCTATGGGTGCAGAGGCAGTCAAAGAATTGCTCTCACAAATTGATTTAGTTGCTTTGTCGGATGACTTGAGAAATAAATTAAAAGATGCTTCTGGACAAAAGAAAATTCGAATTGTCCGTCGTTTGGAAGTCATTGAAGCGTTAAGAACTTCCGGGAATAAACCGGAATGGATGATACTGGAAGTGATCCCTGTCATTCCTCCTGATCTTAGACCGATGGTACAATTGGATGGTGGTAGATTTGCCACTTCCGATTTAAATGACTTGTATCGAAGAGTGATCAACCGGAATAACCGTTTGAAGAGACTTTTAGATTTGGGAGCTCCGGATATTATCGTTCGAAACGAAAAAAGAATGCTTCAAGAAGCAGTCGACGCTTTAATTGATAACGGAAGAAGAGGAAGGCCGGTAACCGGACCTGGAAGCCGACCGCTAAAATCCTTATCGGATATGTTAAAAGGAAAGCAAGGACGTTTCCGTCAGAACTTATTAGGTAAACGTGTTGATTATTCTGGACGTTCTGTAATCGTTGTAGGTCCGGAACTGAAATTCTATCAGTGCGGTCTTCCAAAAAAAATGGCGTTGGAATTATTTAAACCGTTTATTATGAAGAAATTAGTTCAAGACGGTCATGCACATAATATTAAGAGCGCGAAACGGATGGTAGAGAAAGTAAGACCAGAAGTTTGGGATGTTTTAGATGAAGTGATTAAGGATCACCCGGTGCTTTTGAACCGTGCGCCGACACTTCACCGTCTGGGTATTCAGGCTTTTGAACCAGTATTGGTTGAAGGAAAAGCGATTAAGCTTCATCCGTTGGTTTGTACTGCATATAATGCGGACTTTGACGGTGACCAGATGGCAGTACACGTTCCGCTTTCTGTAGAAGCACAGGCAGAGGCAAGATTTTTGATGCTCTCTGTAAATAATATTTTAGCACCGAAGGATGGTTCTCCAATCACAACTCCAACTCAGGATATGATTTTGGGAAGCTACTATCTGACACATCCGGGTCTGGAGGAAAGAAATACAAAGGCAGAAATAGGCGATGGGAGTATTTTTACAGACTACGATGAACTTCTGATGGCATATCAAACAGGTGCTGTCGGAATTCATGCAAGGGTAAAAGTTCGAAAGAAACTCTCTAAGGAAGACTCCGGTAAACTAGTCGAATCTACGGTTGGACGATTTATCTTTAACGATAGAATACCGCAAGATTTAGGCTATGTTGACAGAATAGCAGACCCGTATTCGTTAGAAATCGACTTCCTGTGTGACAAGAAAAAGCTGGGACAGATTATTGATAAATGCTATCGCCGGCACGGCAATACAGAAACCGTAAAAATGCTCGACCATATCAAGAGCACTGGCTTTCGTTATTCCACAAAAGCTGCAATTACGATCAGCGTAGCAGATATGGAAATGCCAAAGGAGAAAAAGGCGATTATTGAACAGGCGCAAGCGGTTGTTGATAAATACCAGTCTGCTTATCGGCGCGGTCTAATGTCTAACGACGAGCGCTATGAGAAAGTCATTCAAACTTGGCATAAGGCGACAGATGATGTTGCGGATGCATTAATGGATTCTTTGGGAACTTTAAATAACTTATATATCATGGCGCACTCCGGAGCCCGTGGTAGTAAGAACCAAATTAAACAGGTAGGCGGTATGCGTGGTCTGATGGCAAATGCAACCGGTAAGACGATTGAAATTCCGATTACAGCGAATTTCCGTGAAGGTCTTTCTGTTATGGAATACTTCCTTTCTTCTAATGGAGCTAGAAAAGGATTGGCCGATACGGCTCTGCGTACAGCTGACTCTGGATATTTGACAAGAAGATTGGTAGATGTCAGCCATAATGCCATCGTTCGAGAAGTGGACTGTGGTACGACAGAAGGGATTGAAGTCAGAGCCTTTACAGATGGAAAAGAAGTAATTGAGGCATTAAAACTTCGTATTGTAGGAAGAACTGCGATGGAAGATATTTACGATACAAAGGGAAGTTTACTCGTTGCTGCTGGAGAAGAAATTAAAGAAGCAGCGGCAGAGGCGATTGAAAAAGCCGGAATTGAAAGTGTTAAAATCCGTTCAGTTATGGCTTGTAAGAGCCAATCCGGTATCTGTGCGAAATGTTATGGAAGAAACCTCGCTACTGGTGAAGCAGTTAATATTGGTGAAGCAGTCGGTATTACAGCAGCGCAATCCATTGGTGAACCGGGTACTCAGCTTACAATGCGTACGTTCCATACGGGTGGTGTATCTGTTGCAGGAAACGATATTACACAAGGTCTTCCTAGAGTTGAAGAATTGTTTGAGGCTAGAAAACCAAAAGGTCTTGCTGAAATTTGTGAAGCAGATGGTAAGGTTATATCGATTGAAAGCCGCAAAGACAATAAAACTGAGGTCAAGATCTGCGGTGAAGAAGAGCATGTTTATATCATCCCTTATGGTGCACGCTTACGTGTATTGGAAGGCGATTTTATTAAAGCAGGAGATGCTATTACGAAGGGTCCGCTAAATCCACATGATATATTGAGACTCAATGGTGTAGAAGGTGTATATCAGTATCTGCTTAAAGAAGTACAAAGAGTATATAAGCAGCAAGGTGTAGATATCAATGATAAGCATGTTGAAGTTATTGTAAGCCAGATGCTATCAAAGTGTAAAATTGAAGATGCGGGAGACACAGCACTTCTTCCAGGCGGTCTTTACAGCCAATTGGAATTAGCAGATGCAAATGCTGCGTTGGAAGAAGGACAGCAGCCGGCTGTTGGCAAGCGTGTGCTTCTTGGTATTACAAAAGCATCCCTCGCAACCAATTCCTTCTTATCAGCGGCTTCCTTCCAGGAGACAACTCGTGTCTTGACAGATGCGGCGATCAAAGGTAAAAATGATAAGCTGCTTGGACTGAAGGAAAATGTTATTATTGGTAAGCTGATCCCGGCCGGAACCGGAATGAAACGGTACCGAGGCATCAATTTGGATTATGGCGTAAATACGGAATATATGAATTCATTTAAAACAAATCTTGATGAAGATGACGAATTTGATAATGTTTTGGAAGAAAATGCTCCGTTTTTCAAGCCTGAAGATGAGATTGTAAAAACGGATGCAGCAGTTCCGGCAGAAGTGAGCCCTTCAGATGATAATTTGGATATTGGCTTTACAGAAGTGTAA